One stretch of Tepiditoga spiralis DNA includes these proteins:
- the rfbG gene encoding CDP-glucose 4,6-dehydratase, with protein sequence MNLFNNIYKEKRVLVTGHTGFKGSWLTIWLKELGAEVIGYALDPYTVKDNFVLSKLSDKIVDIRGDIRDKKKLEKVFNEYKPQIVFHLAAQPLVRLSYEIPVETYEVNVMGTINIMECIRKTPETKVGIMITTDKCYENREQIWGYRENEAMGGYDPYSSSKGAAEIAISSWRRSFFNTKDYEKHGKAIASVRAGNVIGGGDWARDRIIPDCIRALEKGNPIEIRNPKAIRPWEHVLEPLSGYLLLGEKLLKNPKKYAEGWNFGPTLDSIVSVWEIGKKVIKNYGNGELKDISNSTAVHEAKLLALDISKSRFKLGWKPTLNIDETIEMTVEWYREYKNRSVYNMCVEQIEKFINK encoded by the coding sequence ATGAATTTATTTAATAATATATATAAAGAGAAACGAGTATTAGTTACTGGTCATACAGGTTTCAAAGGTTCTTGGCTTACTATTTGGCTTAAAGAACTTGGTGCAGAAGTTATAGGATATGCGCTTGATCCATATACAGTTAAAGATAATTTTGTATTATCTAAGCTTTCTGATAAAATAGTAGATATTAGAGGGGATATTAGAGATAAAAAAAAATTGGAGAAAGTATTTAATGAATACAAACCTCAAATTGTATTTCATTTGGCAGCACAGCCATTAGTGAGATTGTCATATGAAATTCCTGTAGAAACGTATGAAGTAAATGTAATGGGAACGATTAATATAATGGAGTGCATAAGAAAAACTCCCGAAACTAAAGTTGGAATAATGATAACAACAGATAAATGTTATGAAAATAGAGAACAAATATGGGGATATAGAGAAAATGAAGCTATGGGTGGATATGATCCTTATTCTTCATCTAAAGGGGCAGCAGAAATTGCAATAAGTTCATGGAGAAGATCGTTTTTCAATACAAAAGATTATGAAAAACATGGTAAGGCTATTGCGAGTGTAAGAGCAGGTAATGTAATAGGTGGTGGAGATTGGGCAAGAGATAGAATAATACCTGATTGTATAAGAGCTTTGGAAAAAGGAAACCCTATTGAAATAAGAAATCCAAAAGCAATAAGACCTTGGGAACATGTTTTGGAACCATTAAGTGGATATTTATTATTAGGAGAAAAGTTATTAAAAAATCCTAAAAAATATGCAGAGGGATGGAATTTTGGACCAACTCTTGATTCTATAGTTTCTGTATGGGAAATAGGTAAAAAAGTAATCAAAAACTATGGTAATGGAGAATTAAAAGATATATCTAATTCGACTGCAGTACATGAAGCAAAGTTACTTGCACTTGATATATCAAAATCAAGATTTAAACTTGGTTGGAAGCCAACTTTAAATATAGATGAAACAATAGAGATGACAGTAGAGTGGTATAGAGAATATAAGAATAGAAGTGTGTATAACATGTGTGTAGAACAAATAGAAAAGTTTATAAACAAATAA
- a CDS encoding NAD-dependent epimerase/dehydratase family protein, with product MEKILITGGFGFIGKNLIEYLSKQYKIVVIDKYVDEQFIKKYNEIKYYEYNFFENDNIKLIISDEDPDYIINLISIVTAERNMDIFNDMIQANINIFLKLYEASKALKKLKLFLHFGSGEEYGNIKAPFNENNREYPNSPYALAKQITTNTAMMLNKNYNFPIAVVRPGNLFGKYQEKNKFITYIINQLLDNNKIETTLGEQKRDFIYASDFANGISLILKKYDNFLGEIVNLSSGKSISLKKIILFCKDYIKSDSEIEFGKIPYRENEIMDFELDISKFKNRIGQYFNIDIKEGLKKYIELLKGENK from the coding sequence ATGGAAAAAATTTTAATTACAGGTGGTTTTGGGTTTATTGGTAAGAACCTAATAGAGTATTTATCTAAGCAATATAAAATTGTGGTTATTGATAAATATGTTGATGAACAATTTATAAAAAAATATAATGAAATAAAATATTATGAATATAATTTTTTTGAAAATGATAATATAAAACTAATAATAAGTGATGAAGATCCAGATTATATTATTAATCTTATTTCTATTGTAACTGCTGAAAGGAATATGGATATATTTAATGATATGATACAGGCAAATATTAATATATTTTTGAAACTTTATGAAGCATCAAAAGCTCTAAAAAAATTAAAATTATTTTTGCATTTTGGTTCTGGAGAAGAATATGGCAATATAAAAGCTCCATTTAATGAAAATAACAGAGAATATCCTAATTCACCATATGCTTTAGCCAAACAAATTACTACTAATACTGCTATGATGCTAAATAAAAATTATAATTTTCCAATAGCAGTTGTTAGACCTGGTAATTTATTTGGAAAATACCAAGAAAAAAATAAATTTATTACTTATATTATAAATCAATTACTTGATAATAACAAAATAGAAACAACTTTAGGAGAGCAAAAGAGAGATTTTATTTATGCTTCAGATTTTGCAAATGGAATTAGTTTAATTTTAAAAAAATATGATAATTTTTTAGGTGAAATAGTTAATTTATCGTCAGGTAAAAGTATTTCTTTGAAAAAAATCATACTATTTTGTAAAGATTATATTAAATCGGATTCAGAAATAGAATTTGGAAAAATTCCTTATAGAGAAAATGAAATAATGGATTTTGAATTGGATATAAGTAAATTTAAAAATAGAATAGGGCAATATTTTAATATAGATATCAAAGAAGGGCTAAAAAAGTATATAGAATTATTGAAAGGAGAAAATAAATGA
- a CDS encoding NAD-dependent epimerase/dehydratase family protein yields the protein MKYLINGGCGFLGSNMAAHYIKNGNEVIVFDNMYRFGTEKNLDWLNSLKGNFKFIKGDVRNIYEIGKVIQEEKPDIIFHFAGQVAMTTSIENPYMDFEINVKGTINVLESVRKYSPETIVCFSSTNKVYGDLKYLNFEEKNLRYVSKDYPNGFDETISLEFHSPYGCSKGSADQYMLDYARIFGLKTIVFRHSSIFGGRQFATKDQGWVGWFCQKAYEIKKGIAEEPFTISGNGKQVRDILFGTDLIECYELAIENIDKTKGQVYNIGGGMKNSFSLLELFKELEKNLDIKMEYRKLPWRESDQKVFVADISKAKKDFDWEPKVNKYDGLKRMYEWVEKINDVKIK from the coding sequence ATGAAATATTTGATAAATGGAGGTTGTGGATTTTTAGGTTCTAATATGGCTGCACATTATATAAAAAATGGAAATGAAGTTATAGTTTTTGATAATATGTATAGGTTTGGAACAGAAAAAAATCTTGACTGGTTAAATTCGTTAAAAGGAAATTTTAAATTTATAAAAGGTGATGTTAGAAATATATATGAAATAGGTAAAGTTATTCAAGAAGAAAAACCAGATATAATATTTCATTTTGCAGGTCAAGTTGCTATGACAACCTCAATAGAAAATCCATATATGGATTTTGAAATAAATGTAAAAGGAACTATAAATGTACTTGAGAGTGTAAGAAAATACTCGCCAGAGACAATTGTTTGTTTTTCATCGACTAATAAGGTTTATGGAGATTTAAAATATTTGAATTTTGAGGAAAAAAATTTAAGATATGTATCTAAAGATTACCCAAATGGATTTGATGAGACAATATCTTTAGAATTTCATTCGCCTTATGGATGTTCAAAAGGGAGTGCAGATCAATATATGCTTGATTATGCGAGAATATTTGGATTAAAAACAATAGTTTTTAGACATTCATCTATTTTCGGTGGAAGACAATTTGCTACAAAAGATCAAGGTTGGGTAGGATGGTTTTGCCAGAAAGCTTATGAAATAAAAAAAGGAATAGCAGAAGAACCATTTACTATATCTGGAAATGGGAAACAAGTAAGAGATATATTATTTGGAACGGATTTAATAGAGTGTTATGAGTTAGCTATAGAAAATATTGATAAAACAAAAGGCCAAGTTTATAACATTGGTGGAGGAATGAAAAATAGCTTTTCACTACTTGAATTATTTAAAGAACTTGAAAAAAATCTTGATATAAAAATGGAATATAGAAAATTGCCATGGCGTGAATCAGATCAAAAAGTGTTTGTTGCTGATATTTCAAAAGCTAAAAAAGATTTTGATTGGGAACCAAAGGTAAATAAATATGATGGATTGAAAAGAATGTACGAATGGGTGGAAAAAATAAATGATGTAAAAATAAAATAG
- a CDS encoding glycosyltransferase, which yields MEIKKGKVSICITTYNRPKLLRELLESILIQSYQNFEIIITDNSNNTDTKEMVKKINSNKIKYIKNDRNIGMGKNALKAFSYVDGEFMTFTPDDDLWNDKTKIEKQVKVLNQYKNINIVYSNANSIDYNGNLLDEFTSIYDGDEFKFLKGEELLPGNETNYFLNILTAMLRSEKLLNIFKESYHYNSEEYLCYYIGATEEEIGFISKKLVSLREAEHYREVEKKGKILDWKKAKDIRIKQILGIFSTLINLHPETCDKLETQKVELFLGKHIIRTAIQSKNIFLILKTIFSVYLFFEEFSLIKAFKLKNNKKKSFG from the coding sequence TTGGAAATAAAAAAAGGAAAAGTATCTATATGTATAACAACGTATAATAGGCCTAAGTTATTAAGAGAATTATTAGAAAGTATTCTTATTCAGAGTTATCAAAATTTTGAGATAATAATAACTGACAATTCTAATAATACAGATACAAAGGAAATGGTAAAAAAAATAAATTCAAATAAAATAAAATATATCAAAAATGATAGAAATATAGGAATGGGAAAAAATGCATTAAAAGCATTTAGCTATGTTGATGGAGAATTTATGACATTTACTCCAGATGATGATTTGTGGAATGATAAAACTAAAATTGAAAAGCAAGTTAAAGTATTAAATCAATATAAAAATATTAATATTGTTTATTCAAATGCTAATTCAATTGATTATAATGGAAATCTTCTAGATGAATTTACTTCTATTTACGATGGAGATGAATTTAAGTTTTTAAAAGGTGAAGAATTACTTCCTGGAAATGAAACAAATTATTTTTTAAATATACTAACAGCGATGTTAAGAAGTGAAAAATTATTAAATATATTTAAAGAAAGTTATCACTATAATTCTGAAGAATATCTTTGTTATTATATTGGAGCAACTGAAGAAGAAATAGGATTTATAAGTAAGAAATTAGTGTCGTTAAGAGAAGCAGAGCATTACAGAGAAGTAGAAAAAAAAGGTAAAATATTAGATTGGAAGAAAGCTAAAGATATAAGAATAAAACAGATATTGGGAATATTTTCAACATTAATCAATCTTCATCCAGAAACTTGTGATAAGCTTGAAACTCAAAAGGTTGAATTATTTTTAGGGAAACATATTATAAGAACGGCAATTCAGAGTAAAAATATATTTTTAATTTTAAAAACAATATTTAGTGTATATTTATTTTTTGAAGAATTTTCTCTTATAAAAGCTTTTAAATTAAAAAATAATAAAAAGAAAAGTTTTGGATAG
- a CDS encoding glycosyltransferase family 2 protein, protein MNKSKPLVSILIPVYNREKIILETIQSAKNQTYQNIEIIIVDNCSTDATYEVVYDEARKDSRIKVFQNEENLGPVKNLKKCLEHSKGEYIKILWSDDQILKDYIEKTLPFLMNDMEIGFVYTSTIIYFETGKKRKAYRFGETGEYETKAFIKAHLFGEKHVPVSPGNALFRRKDIEKNLLIDINNPKKLDFSRYGAGNDLLIFLFTAASYSKFGFIDENLSFFRAHKNSFSISYDLDEYYTYSKVYFLNNIFKYKKDREVYFQYLYCLKKKYRYMIEEEQKNKLLFFKCKYLFIYLFKKFIQKLNKKIRRK, encoded by the coding sequence TTGAATAAATCAAAACCGTTAGTTAGCATTTTGATCCCAGTTTATAATAGAGAGAAAATTATATTAGAAACAATACAAAGTGCAAAAAATCAAACATATCAGAATATTGAAATAATTATAGTAGATAATTGTAGTACAGATGCAACTTATGAAGTAGTTTATGATGAGGCACGAAAAGATAGCCGTATAAAAGTTTTTCAAAATGAAGAGAACTTAGGACCAGTTAAAAATTTGAAAAAATGTTTAGAACATTCTAAAGGAGAATATATAAAAATATTATGGTCAGATGATCAAATATTGAAAGACTATATTGAAAAAACCTTACCATTTTTAATGAATGATATGGAAATTGGTTTTGTTTATACTTCCACTATTATTTACTTTGAAACTGGAAAAAAAAGAAAAGCTTACAGATTTGGAGAAACTGGAGAATATGAAACTAAAGCTTTTATTAAAGCTCATTTATTTGGAGAAAAGCACGTTCCAGTATCTCCTGGTAATGCTTTATTTAGAAGAAAAGATATTGAAAAAAATCTATTAATTGATATTAACAATCCTAAAAAATTAGATTTTTCAAGATATGGTGCAGGAAATGATCTTTTAATTTTTCTTTTTACAGCAGCTTCTTATTCAAAATTTGGTTTTATTGATGAAAATTTGTCGTTTTTTAGGGCTCATAAAAATTCTTTTTCAATAAGTTATGATTTGGACGAATATTATACTTATTCAAAAGTTTATTTTCTAAATAATATATTTAAATATAAAAAAGATCGAGAAGTATATTTTCAATATTTGTATTGCCTAAAGAAAAAATATAGATATATGATTGAAGAAGAGCAAAAAAATAAACTTTTGTTTTTTAAATGTAAATATTTGTTTATCTATTTATTTAAAAAATTTATACAAAAATTAAATAAAAAAATAAGGAGAAAATGA
- a CDS encoding MATE family efflux transporter gives MKNKIMHDTKWNIIDFVTSFIITFINIKVLTNGLGIEGYGFYSLFIGLIATFGLVDIGMGMAVSKYLSEFIGEKKYKDVNQVIEIGILFYLTLGIIVLIITIIFKENIINFLNLSGFYYKLGLKLIVLLPILMTLNFIIQILNNILVAFEKWKIISKINIIFKVINFLGILYIMFNLKQKILKIFVLILNIFIVKLIVSIIIIKRNYNFFELTKIRKNLFFKIINFLKYSLLQYLFSILLGHLDNLIIAKFINLKTVGVYQISLKVMNYLYSFLINIFKIIFPKISKMHGKKNLFKINQYIKKNLFICETISIVLSLFTIVTWKFFIGAYLGSKIANSTYIYILVFLVFLIIRAPEVIYYYYFNAIARPKVFAYSSVIEGFSNFALYILLIPKYGALGIILGHIISKLFGVIFFFIYSKKLKEY, from the coding sequence TTGAAAAATAAAATCATGCATGATACAAAATGGAATATAATAGATTTCGTAACTAGTTTTATAATAACTTTTATAAACATTAAAGTTTTAACAAATGGTTTAGGAATAGAAGGATATGGATTTTATTCACTTTTTATTGGACTTATTGCGACATTTGGTTTGGTTGATATTGGAATGGGAATGGCTGTTTCAAAATATTTGAGCGAGTTTATTGGGGAAAAAAAATATAAAGATGTAAACCAAGTTATTGAAATAGGGATATTGTTTTATTTAACTTTAGGAATAATAGTATTAATTATTACTATTATTTTTAAAGAAAACATTATTAATTTTCTGAATTTATCTGGCTTTTATTATAAATTAGGATTGAAATTAATAGTATTATTGCCAATTTTAATGACTTTAAATTTCATAATTCAGATATTAAATAATATATTAGTTGCATTTGAAAAATGGAAAATAATATCAAAAATTAATATTATTTTTAAAGTAATAAATTTTTTAGGAATATTATATATAATGTTTAACTTAAAACAAAAAATACTTAAAATTTTTGTATTAATATTAAATATTTTTATAGTTAAATTGATAGTTTCTATAATTATAATAAAAAGAAATTATAATTTTTTTGAGTTAACAAAAATAAGAAAAAATTTATTTTTTAAAATAATAAATTTTTTGAAGTATAGTTTACTTCAATATTTATTTTCAATTTTATTAGGACATTTGGATAATTTGATTATAGCTAAATTTATTAATCTAAAAACAGTTGGAGTTTATCAGATTAGTTTGAAAGTTATGAATTATTTATATTCTTTTTTAATAAATATATTTAAAATTATTTTTCCTAAAATATCAAAAATGCATGGGAAAAAAAATTTATTTAAAATAAATCAATATATAAAAAAAAATTTATTTATATGTGAAACAATAAGTATAGTTCTTTCTTTATTTACAATTGTTACATGGAAATTTTTTATAGGAGCATATTTAGGATCAAAAATAGCAAATAGCACTTATATTTATATTTTAGTTTTTTTAGTATTTTTAATAATAAGAGCTCCAGAAGTGATTTATTATTACTATTTTAATGCTATAGCAAGACCAAAGGTATTTGCTTATTCAAGTGTAATTGAAGGATTTTCTAATTTTGCTTTATATATTCTATTAATACCTAAATATGGGGCGTTAGGAATAATATTAGGACATATTATATCTAAATTATTTGGGGTTATATTCTTTTTTATCTATTCAAAAAAATTAAAAGAGTATTAA
- a CDS encoding glycosyltransferase, with product MLIIKNFYNIYNRVLKKQIKKNIFKTKYKKNVLISYIIDPFINKEKNIKHSNWKESRIIAKLFSNHEYNVDVVHYDYFKKINYSKYDLIFGFGDLYEKSFYVEDFKGKRIYYATGAHVNFQNNAELLRLLNLKKRKNKTLRPRRIVEKNWSCSTVLSDAIFCIGNDWTISTYSNYFKERIMKIPVSLGDFSFEKIEKKDIGTAKKNFLWLGSTGLVHKGLDLCIEAFSKTKDLNLHICGAFEEDFFEVYKNELKKENINYYGFLDINSSKFKEIISKCSYLIYPTSSEGQAGSVIIAMANGLIPIATKECGIDIDKYGILIDDISINKIIEIIKNVSIYSEKKIEKMSSLSYDYIKNNHTIEKFEKIFDESLKYFFKEE from the coding sequence TTGCTAATTATTAAGAATTTTTATAACATATATAATAGAGTATTAAAAAAGCAGATAAAAAAAAATATATTTAAAACAAAATATAAAAAAAATGTATTAATTTCATATATTATAGATCCTTTTATAAATAAAGAAAAAAATATAAAACATTCAAATTGGAAAGAATCTAGGATTATAGCAAAACTATTTTCAAATCATGAGTATAATGTAGATGTTGTACATTATGATTATTTTAAAAAAATTAATTATTCTAAATATGATTTAATTTTTGGTTTTGGAGATTTATATGAAAAAAGCTTTTATGTGGAAGATTTTAAAGGAAAAAGAATATACTATGCGACAGGAGCACATGTTAATTTTCAAAATAATGCCGAATTATTAAGATTATTAAATTTAAAAAAACGTAAAAATAAAACATTAAGACCAAGAAGAATTGTTGAGAAAAACTGGAGTTGCTCTACAGTATTATCGGATGCAATATTTTGCATTGGAAATGATTGGACTATATCAACTTATAGTAATTATTTTAAAGAGAGAATTATGAAAATTCCAGTATCATTAGGAGATTTTTCATTTGAAAAAATAGAGAAAAAAGATATCGGTACTGCAAAAAAAAATTTTTTATGGTTGGGTAGTACTGGATTGGTGCATAAAGGATTAGATTTATGTATTGAGGCGTTTAGTAAAACTAAAGATTTAAATTTACATATATGTGGGGCATTTGAGGAAGATTTTTTTGAGGTATATAAGAATGAGCTGAAAAAAGAGAATATTAATTATTATGGTTTTTTGGATATTAATTCTTCTAAGTTTAAAGAAATAATCAGTAAATGTTCTTATTTAATATATCCTACATCCTCTGAAGGACAAGCTGGTTCAGTTATTATTGCGATGGCAAATGGATTAATACCAATAGCAACAAAAGAATGTGGAATAGATATAGATAAATATGGAATATTAATTGATGATATTAGTATAAATAAAATTATTGAAATAATTAAAAATGTTTCAATATATAGTGAAAAAAAAATAGAGAAAATGTCAAGTTTATCGTATGACTACATAAAAAATAATCATACAATTGAAAAATTTGAAAAAATTTTTGATGAAAGCTTAAAATATTTTTTTAAAGAGGAATAA
- a CDS encoding glycosyltransferase family 2 protein has product MRNVLVSVITVSFNSIKTIKDTFESILLQNYKNIEYIVIDGKSNDGTVEIIESYKEKFMNKGISFKWVSEEDKGIYDAMNKGIKMAIGELIGIINSDDWYEKDIIEKIVNVYDKHNKPDIIHGNLKIYSERMIYKETRYPKDKYWKLWEGMIIKHPTCFIKKSLYEKIGLYNTKYKISSDYDFLLRAYINKARIVYFNNIISHMRLGGVSNEFLKDSWVEVERIAIKNGLSKIMAKYYFYKKILIRKIKKMVKKCALKY; this is encoded by the coding sequence ATGAGAAATGTATTGGTAAGTGTAATAACTGTTAGTTTTAATAGTATAAAGACGATAAAAGATACTTTTGAATCAATTTTACTTCAAAATTATAAAAATATTGAGTATATTGTAATAGATGGAAAGTCTAATGATGGTACTGTGGAAATAATAGAAAGCTACAAAGAAAAGTTCATGAATAAAGGAATTAGTTTTAAATGGGTTAGTGAAGAGGATAAAGGAATCTATGATGCGATGAACAAAGGAATAAAAATGGCAATAGGGGAATTAATAGGAATTATTAATAGTGATGATTGGTACGAAAAAGATATAATTGAAAAGATTGTGAATGTGTATGATAAACATAATAAACCTGATATTATTCATGGTAATTTAAAGATATATTCAGAAAGAATGATTTACAAAGAGACAAGATATCCTAAAGATAAATATTGGAAATTGTGGGAAGGAATGATAATAAAACATCCGACTTGTTTTATTAAAAAATCTTTATATGAAAAAATAGGATTATACAATACTAAATATAAAATATCTTCAGACTATGATTTTTTACTTCGTGCGTATATAAATAAAGCAAGAATAGTATATTTTAATAATATAATTTCTCATATGAGACTTGGTGGAGTAAGTAATGAATTTTTAAAGGATTCTTGGGTTGAAGTTGAGAGAATTGCAATTAAAAACGGATTAAGTAAAATTATGGCAAAATATTATTTTTATAAAAAAATATTAATAAGAAAAATAAAAAAGATGGTGAAAAAATGTGCGTTGAAATATTAA
- a CDS encoding glycosyltransferase family 2 protein, with protein MCVEILMSTLNKRSIKDLFLKEKNINRNIVIINQTNRKGNYIDGKNNIRMLNYNEMGTSISKNRAINNANCNLCILADDDIFYVKNYDEIIENQFSKNLDADVLTFQIKTPENKLYKNYIKKEMWHTKRTITKVSMIEIAFRRNRILEKNIKFDLDFGINCRYKNGEENIFLMDCIKEGLKIKYIPIPIVIHPDESSGKIIDEKGLFARGALFFRLFRYKALLVNLVFILKKYKMINQKLSILNAIKAIYKGTFDYIKLIKMRKKI; from the coding sequence ATGTGCGTTGAAATATTAATGTCAACTTTAAATAAAAGATCAATAAAGGATTTATTTTTAAAAGAAAAAAATATTAATAGAAATATTGTTATTATTAATCAAACAAATCGAAAAGGCAACTATATAGATGGAAAAAATAATATTAGGATGTTGAATTATAATGAAATGGGAACTTCAATTAGTAAAAATAGAGCAATAAATAATGCTAATTGTAATCTTTGTATACTAGCTGATGATGATATTTTTTACGTTAAAAATTATGATGAGATTATAGAAAATCAATTTAGTAAAAATCTGGATGCTGATGTACTTACGTTTCAGATAAAAACTCCAGAAAATAAATTATATAAAAATTATATAAAAAAAGAAATGTGGCATACAAAAAGAACAATAACAAAAGTATCAATGATTGAAATAGCTTTTAGAAGGAATAGAATTTTAGAGAAAAATATTAAATTTGATCTTGATTTTGGAATAAATTGTAGATATAAAAACGGAGAAGAAAATATATTTCTTATGGATTGTATAAAGGAAGGATTAAAGATAAAATATATTCCTATACCAATTGTAATACATCCAGATGAAAGTTCAGGGAAGATAATTGATGAAAAAGGATTATTTGCAAGAGGTGCATTATTTTTTAGGTTATTTAGATATAAAGCGTTATTAGTAAATTTAGTTTTTATTTTAAAAAAATATAAAATGATAAATCAAAAATTATCAATATTAAATGCAATAAAAGCAATTTATAAAGGAACTTTTGATTATATAAAATTAATAAAAATGAGGAAAAAAATTTGA
- a CDS encoding glycosyltransferase codes for MYKNKKDNRIKLIKLEKNSDATVSRNIAIKEANGKYIAFLDSNDLWKKTIMNLLLLNIN; via the coding sequence TTGTATAAGAATAAGAAAGATAATAGAATTAAATTAATAAAATTGGAAAAAAATAGTGATGCAACAGTATCAAGAAATATTGCTATAAAAGAAGCGAATGGTAAATATATAGCATTTTTAGATAGTAATGATTTATGGAAGAAAACAATTATGAATTTACTTTTACTAAATATCAACTAA
- the rfbB gene encoding dTDP-glucose 4,6-dehydratase, producing MTILVTGVAGFIGSNFLHYYLSKYKDRKVIGVDSLTYAGNLENISGLMNNKNFEFIKADITDAQKINEIFEKYEIDGVINFAAESHVDRSIHDPQIFLKTNILGTQTLLDACKKSWYKDGRWSKDKKYLQISTDEVYGALGKTGYFTEETPLDPHSPYSASKASADLIVKAYYDTYKMPMNITRCSNNYGPYQFPEKLIPLMINNALNHKELPIYGDGKQIRDWLHVFDTCIAIDLVFEKAEVGQVYNIGGHNEKENIFIVNKIIETLREKTGDEKINESLIKHVEDRLGHDRRYGIDPSKIKRDLGWEPTIMFEEGIVKTIEWYLNNQDWMKSVISGDYLEFYEKNYK from the coding sequence ATGACAATATTAGTAACAGGAGTAGCAGGATTTATAGGAAGTAACTTTTTGCATTATTATTTATCTAAGTATAAAGATAGAAAGGTAATAGGTGTAGATAGTTTAACTTATGCTGGAAACTTGGAAAATATAAGTGGTTTAATGAATAATAAAAATTTTGAATTTATAAAAGCAGATATAACGGATGCACAAAAAATAAATGAAATATTTGAAAAGTATGAAATAGATGGAGTAATAAACTTTGCAGCAGAAAGCCATGTAGATAGATCAATTCATGATCCACAAATATTTTTAAAAACAAACATACTAGGAACACAAACTCTTCTTGATGCTTGTAAAAAGAGTTGGTACAAAGATGGAAGATGGAGTAAAGATAAAAAGTATCTTCAAATATCAACGGATGAAGTTTATGGAGCATTGGGAAAAACTGGATACTTTACAGAAGAAACACCTCTTGATCCCCACAGTCCTTATTCTGCAAGTAAAGCAAGTGCGGATTTAATAGTAAAAGCTTATTATGATACTTATAAAATGCCTATGAATATAACAAGATGTTCAAATAATTATGGTCCTTATCAATTTCCAGAAAAGTTAATACCATTAATGATAAATAATGCATTAAATCATAAAGAGTTACCAATATATGGTGATGGAAAACAAATAAGAGATTGGCTTCATGTTTTTGATACTTGTATTGCAATAGATTTAGTATTTGAAAAAGCAGAAGTAGGGCAAGTGTATAATATAGGTGGACACAATGAAAAAGAAAATATATTTATAGTAAATAAAATAATAGAAACACTCAGAGAAAAAACTGGTGATGAAAAGATAAATGAATCTTTAATAAAACACGTAGAAGATAGACTCGGTCATGATAGACGTTATGGAATAGATCCATCTAAGATAAAAAGAGATTTAGGTTGGGAACCAACAATAATGTTTGAAGAAGGAATAGTAAAAACAATAGAATGGTATTTGAATAATCAAGATTGGATGAAGTCTGTAATCTCTGGTGATTATTTGGAGTTTTATGAAAAGAATTATAAGTAA